The Anopheles marshallii chromosome X, idAnoMarsDA_429_01, whole genome shotgun sequence genome includes a window with the following:
- the LOC128712764 gene encoding uncharacterized protein LOC128712764, with amino-acid sequence MLLLAFRSFFFIAVILGYSTGIWRLINDYFRREFQSYLEVESQTNKYLLQDPPKSAPDRNPRAGPPEAPDNQLPAPNVEQLFGDVKHRPDHQQVTDSIMVLFETLPSSATAEPVPDAKVYANGQEAETHRPGEMAVVVAAEVTDIRPQDEGHVRTMEPTEGERDGGEEEKWISYWSKRGMDRKRDGPDDDSNANAYCTISGETFAGAVTRIAQRIAADGDGVGCV; translated from the coding sequence atgctgctgcttgccttcCGTAGCTTTTTCTTCATCGCCGTTATCCTCGGCTACAGTACGGGCATTTGGCGGCTGATTAACGATTACTTCCGGCGCGAGTTCCAGTCCTACCTCGAGGTGGAGTCACAGACGAACAAGTACCTGTTGCAGGACCCGCCCAAATCCGCACCGGACCGGAACCCCCGGGCCGGACCACCGGAAGCGCCCGATAATCAGCTTCCCGCGCCGAACGTGGAGCAGCTGTTTGGCGATGTAAAACACCGGCCCGACCATCAACAGGTGACAGATTCGATTATGGTGCTTTTCGAAACCCTCCCGAGTAGCGCCACCGCCGAACCTGTGCCAGATGCGAAAGTTTACGCGAATGGGCAGGAAGCCGAAACGCATCGACCGGGAGagatggcggtggtggtggcagcggaAGTCACCGATATCCGGCCCCAGGATGAAGGGCATGTGCGTACGATGGAACCAACTGAGGGGGAACGGGATGGGGGGGAGGAGGAGAAGTGGATTTCGTACTGGAGCAAGCGAGGCATGGACCGGAAGCGTGACGGGCCCGATGATGATAGCAACGCGAACGCTTACTGTACGATTAGCGGTGAAACGTTTGccggtgccgtgaccaggatcgcGCAGCGGATAGCAGCGGACGGTGATGGTGTCGGTTGCGTGTAA
- the LOC128713007 gene encoding uncharacterized protein LOC128713007, translating to MPPATSGRKGNAGAAGHQRKGKAAPAAKGAVVPAPDADDDTNAGFGKYLRSQEGIEMMKLFVIANTIVVFITMAWPQMQQSYRILRALVFNDEDEESGEL from the exons ATGCCACCGGCGACGTCAGGACGCAAGGGGAATGCCGGGGCGGCAGGACACCAGCGCAAGGGGAAGGCGGCCCCAGCGGCGAAGGGCGCGGTGGTCCCGGCACCGGACGCGGACGACGATACGAATGCCGGCTTCGGGAAGTATTTAAGATCGCAGGAAG GTATCGAAATGATGAAGCTGTTCGTGATCGCTAACACGATTGTGGTGTTTATTACGATGGCCTGGCCGCAGATGCAGCAGTCCTATCGCATCCTGCGCGCGCTTGTATTTAACGACGAGGACGAAGAGTCTGGCGAGCTTTAG